A region from the Vicia villosa cultivar HV-30 ecotype Madison, WI linkage group LG3, Vvil1.0, whole genome shotgun sequence genome encodes:
- the LOC131657873 gene encoding uncharacterized protein LOC131657873 — protein sequence MAKSKKTKTSKTSKTKTSQSKKTARSSKTTQSSQSEKTTQSSHSTKKTNVVNRDEPVEEEVIEDGKNMHLISVVFNHGGEFVRMGDGNMIYRGGVTTHVTDILIDNFTMICVNKLLNEWGYSEGTFRVWTKVVEIDPNFFQIKKDDDCYDVAAFSYANEVEGVMYVEHDVVEDHNDEEVVEGLGDSEDERATGLEDGFEGVDVSVPRKEAPSLSDVMRGSEKKEMEDGDEYVTDELDSSDPDLSDEDKGHKFEKFKKEHFNKNFKFEWGMEFNSLDEFREAIREWSVLNGREIKFVKNESYRVRVECRAKCGFLILCSKVGHRHTFAIKTIVDKHTCARVLDNRSASSRWVAKAVVKKMQTSQSVRITDIIQDLRHNFSVGITVARAWKAKLIAKRILEGDADRQYADLRRYASKLHRVNLGNTVSITVNRPNPSIQPRFGSFYFCFDGCKKGFTNGCRPFIGVDGCHLKTKYGGQLLIVVGRDPNDQYFPLAFGVVEIENKETWKWFIDLLMGDIGQDNRYVFISDQQKRLVSVFEDMG from the exons ATGGCAAAATCGAAGAAGACGAAGACGAGCAAGACGAGCAAGACGAAAACGAGTCAGTCAAAGAAGACGGCGCGGTCAAGCAAGACGACACAGTCAAGCCAGAGTGAGAAGACGACTCAGTCAAGCCATTCAACCAAGAAAACCAATGTTGTGAACAGGGACGAACCTGTAGAAGAAGAAGTTATTGAAGATGGAAAG AATATGCATTTAATCAGTGTTGTTTTCAATCATGGAGGGGAATTTGTGAGAATGGGTGACGGGAATATGATATACAGGGGAGGGGTAACGACACATGTAACTGACATTCTCATTGACAACTTTACCATGATTTGCGTTAACAAGTTGTTGAATGAGTGGGGTTACAGTGAAGGCACATTTAGGGTATGGACAAAGGTTGTTGAAATTGATcccaactttttccaaattaagAAAGATGATGACTGCTATGATGTAGCTGCATTTTCTTATGCCAATGAAGTAGAGGGTGTCATGTATGTAGAGCATGATGTAGTAGAG GATCATAATGATGAAGAAGTAGTGGAAGGATTAGGAGATAGTGAGGATGAACGTGCCACTGGGTTGGAGGATGGGTTTGAAGGTGTAGATGTTTCTGTACCTAGGAAGGAAGCTCCTTCCCTATCAGATGTTATGAGGGGTtcagaaaagaaagaaatggaaGATGGAGATGAATATGTTACTGACGAGTTGGACAGCTCAGACCCTGATTTATCAGATGAGGACAAAGGTCACaagtttgaaaagtttaaaaaggaGCATTTCAATAAGAATTTTAAATTTGAGTGGGGTATGGAGTTTAATTCCCTTGATGAGTTTAGAGAAGCTATACGTGAGTGGTCAGTATTAAATGGTAGGGAAATAAAGTTTGTGAAAAACGAGAGCTACAGGGTTAGGGTGGAATGTAGGGCCAAGTGTGGGTTTTTAATACTTTGTTCAAAGGTGGGACACAGACATACTTTTGCTATAAAAACAATAGTTGATAAgcacacatgtgctagggttcTAGACAATAGATCTGCAAGCTCAAGGTGGGTGGCCAAGGCTGTTGTAAAAAAGATGCAAACatcacaaagtgttaggattactGACATTATTCAAGACTTGAGGCATAATTTTTCTGTGGGCATCACTGTTGCAAGGGCATGGAAGGCAAAGCTCATAGCTAAGAGGATACTTGAGGGAGATGCAGATAGGCAATATGCTGATTTGAGGAGGTATGCATCTAAGCTACATAGAGTTAACCTTGGAAATACTGTGAGTATCACTGTCAACAGACCTAATCCATCCATACAACCAAGATTTGGGTCCTTTTACTTTTGTTTTGATGGTTGCAAAAAGGGGTTCACTAATGGCTGCAGACCCTTCATTGGGGTAGATGGGTGTCACTTGAAAACAAAATATGGTGGTCAGTTGCTAATTGTTGTGGGTAGGGACCCTAATGACCAGTATTTCCCTCTAGCATTTGGAGTTGTTGAAATAGAGAACAAGGAAACTTGGAAATGGTTTATTgatttgcttatgggtgacattGGGCAGGACAACAGATATGTGTTTATATCTGACCAACAAAAG AGACTGGTTTCAGTTTTTGAAGACATGGGTTAA